Proteins from one Triticum aestivum cultivar Chinese Spring chromosome 7A, IWGSC CS RefSeq v2.1, whole genome shotgun sequence genomic window:
- the LOC123147687 gene encoding probable serine/threonine-protein kinase BSK3, with the protein MGAPPWRLLCCCCCRESDRNGVDDLKLKPDAADGEEGAAGDRYDLPPFQDFTFQQLRLATSGFTAENIISESGDKAPNVVYKGKLDAQRRIAVKRFSRSAWPDPRQFMEEAKSVGQLRNKRIVNLLGCCCEADERLLVAEYMPNDTLAKHLFHWESQAMVWPMRLRVVLYLAEALDYCISKERALYHDLNAYRVLFDDDCNPRLSCFGLMKNSRDGKSYSTNLAFTPPEYMRTGTITPESVIYSFGTLLLDVLSGKHIPPSHALDLIRDRNFSMLIDSCLEGQFSNEEGTDLMRLASRCLHYEPRERPNVRSLVLALASLQKDVESQSYDLMDKPRGGAFTLQSIHLSPLAEACSRKDLTAIHEHLETAGYKDDEGTANELSFQMWTNQMQATIDSKKKGDTAFRQKDFSMAIDCYSQFIDVGTMVSPTIYARRCLSYLMNDMPQEALDDAVQALAIFPTWPTTFYLQAAALFSLGKENEAREALKDGSAVETRSKGH; encoded by the exons ATGGGGGCGCCGCCGTGGAGGCtgctgtgctgctgctgctgccgcgagTCCGATCGCAACGGGGTGGACGACCTCAAGCTCAAGCCCGACGCCGCCG atggggaggagggggcggcgggggACCGGTACGACCTCCCGCCATTCCAGGACTTCACCTTCCAGCAGCTGCGCCTCGCCACCTCGGGCTTCACCGCCGAGAACATCATCTCCGAAAGCGGCGACAAGGCGCCTAACGTCGTCTACAAGGGCAAGCTCGACGCCCAGCGCCGTATCGCCGTCAAGCGCTTCAGCCGCTCTGCCTGGCCCGACCCGCGCCAGTTCATG GAAGAAGCGAAGTCTGTTGGCCAGCTCCGGAACAAAAGAATCGTAAATTTGCTTGGTTGTTGCTGTGAAGCCGATGAAAGATTACTTGTTGCTGAGTACATGCCCAACGACACACTGGCGAAGCATCTGTTCCATT GGGAGTCACAGGCAATGGTATGGCCCATGAGATTACGGGTTGTTCTGTATCTTGCCGAGGCTTTAGACTACTGCATAAGCAAGGAGCGGGCTCTCTATCATGATCTTAATGCCTATAGAGTTCTGTTTGATGAT GACTGCAACCCTAGGCTTTCATGTTTCGGCCTAATGAAGAACAGTCGGGATGGCAAAAGTTACAGCACCAATTTGGCATTCACTCCTCCTGAATATATGAGGACTG GAACAATAACTCCGGAAAGTGTCATATACAGCTTTGGCACATTGTTGTTGGATGTTCTTAGTGGGAAGCATATTCCTCCTAGCCAT GCTCTTGACCTGATTCGTGATCGAAACTTCAGTATGCTCATAGACTCCTGTTTAGAGGGCCAATTTTCGAACGAGGAAGGAACAGACCTGATGCGTTTAGCTTCAAGGTGCCTGCATTATGAACCACGAGAGCGGCCTAATGTAAGATCTTTGGTTCTTGCACTGGCTTCTCTTCAGAAGGACGTTGAG TCCCAATCTTATGATCTGATGGATAAGCCCCGTGGTGGTGCATTTACTCTTCAATCAATTCATCTTTCTCCTCTTGCTGAAGCTTGCTCCAGAAAGGATCTTACTGCAATACATGAACATCTAGAAACCGCTGGCTATAAAGATGACGAGGGAACAGCAAATGAG CTCTCATTTCAGATGTGGACTAATCAAATGCAAGCTACAATTGATTCAAAGAAGAAGGGCGACACTGCATTTCGACAAAAGGATTTTAGCATGGCCATTGATTGCTACTCTCAG TTCATTGATGTTGGTACCATGGTTTCACCAACAATTTATGCGAGGCGTTGCTTGTCGTATCTCATGAATGACATGCCACAAGAAGCTCTGGATGATGCAGTGCAGGCTCTGGCGATATTTCCTACATGGCCAACTACATTTTATCTTCAGGCTGCGGCCCTATTTTCATTAGGAAAAGAAAACGAAGCTCGAGAAGCACTCAAGGATGGTTCGGCTGTGGAGACAAGGAGTAAGGGGCATTGA